Below is a window of Halarcobacter anaerophilus DNA.
AAAGATTATGATTTTAATATTGCAGTTTATAATTTTATGGGAATAAGTGAAGATTATAATTATTTAAATATGAAAAAACCTGAATATATAAAAGTAAATAAAAACTTTTTAAAGTTAAGTGAAAACTTTGATGCTTTAAATATTATAAATAAATCATTAAGTGTGAAATTAATTGTAACTTCAATTAATGATGAAGAAGATTTAAATATAGCGAAAAATAAAAATGTAAATTTTATCTCTGGAAAAATCACAAAACATATTGTTTGATTTCTCTTTCCCTTCCTGATATTTTTAACTAATAAAGAATATATTAATTAATTATTTATTAAACTTCTTGTTTTAATAAGAAGGAGAAACTATGTATAAAAATATTGTTGTTAAGATAAGTTTATTATCTTTATTCTTGTTGTTTTCAGGTTGTGTTCAAAATCAAGTATCATTAAAAAACAATAGCTCTGCTTGTAATGTTGTTTTTTCTAAGGGAAATGGACAAAAATATGATTTAAAAGACATAAGATCTTTTGTTGCAAATGAAATTAGACCGGAATTAATTGACACAGACAAAGAGTTTCCTATCAATATAATAAAAGAGTGTAATGGAGTGAAAACTTCAAACATCATTACAATGAATGCCAAAAACTATTATTTAACTCAGGTAAACGGTCAAAAATTACCTTCTAAAATTGAGACATATAATAATGAACTAGCTCTTACAATCAGTCAAGAAAATTTTATAAATTTAATCGACAATTTAAGAAAATATAAATTTGACACACCGGTGCCTGATTGGAATGACCAAACATATAAAGAAGTTGAAGATGTTTATTACAAACAAAAAACTTTGAAAATGATTGCTTTTGTATTGGCAGAATCTGCAAGATTTGAAGATGCAGCAATCGCTTTAGATAAAGTATTTAAAGAAAATTGTACCATTAGTTGGCATGATTTTAATGCTTTAGTGCACAATTGGAGAAACTCTTCGGATTATGTTACAGAAACAAGAACTCTATTGGACAAACAATATAAAGGTGGAGGACATTCTCATTTATATGCTCCCATAACAAGTAACCAAATAGAAAGTTTCGTAAAAGATTTACAAGACGGTAAAAATTACAATTTTTACCATAAAGCACCGTTTCTTGGTTATTATTATGAGTGTAAATAAACCTTTGAAAACTGATATTTGAGGGAAAATTAAATTTTCCTTCAAATAAACTTTAAATTATCTCTATTTTATACCCCGTATTATTTTGTGTCGTGATTAAATCTTTGTGCAGTTTGTTTCTAAGTCTAAAAAGTACGGATCTAAAAGCAGCATAACCTGCCGGTTCATCTTGCCATATTGCATACTCTATCTGTTCTTGAGATACATTATAACCTGCGCTGTTACAAAGTATTTTTATAATTTGAGTCTCTTTTTTTGTAAGTTTTACAGGTTCATCGCCGTAATATAAAATTTCAGTTTGTTTATCAAAAAGATATCCGTATTTGAGTTTTACGGTTCTTGATTTTTGCTCTTTTACTAGCTCTAATTGATGACTTAACGTTTTATTTATATTCTCAGCAGCGTCTAGTTCATGGTTTTTTTTCGTATCATCTTTAGATTTTTCCAAAGCAACTTCTATTGCAGCATGCAGATGGCTTTTTTTATAGGGTTTTAAAATATACCCGTAAGCCAGAGTTTCAGAAGCCTTTTTTATTGTTGATATTTCCGAGTTTGCCGTTAAAAAAACAACAGGTACGTTAGGAAGAGTGTTTTTTAATTCTCTTGCCAGTTCTATTCCTGTTGTAGGACCTTTTAGATAAATATCCATTAAAATCAAATCTGGAATTACACCCTCTTCAAGAAGTTTCATAGTTTTACATCTATTAGGTGCTACTCCACAAGGTTCATATCCTAACTCTTTTAATGTCTCTTTTAAATTTATTGCTATTATTGATTCATCTTCTACAATCAATATTTTTATTTTTTGCATTAATCTTCCCTCTGAGGAAAAATAATATTACATTCTAATCCCTCATTATTTCTAAAATTTATTGTTCCGTTTAACTGATCTTCTACAATCGAATGGATTAACTGCATTCCTATTGAATCTGTTTTATACAAAGAGTCAATATTCTCTAATCCTTTTCCGTTGTCTCCAATTTTTATATGTATATCTTTTTCTAATTTTTTTATATGAATATAGAGTAAATTGTCTCTATTCTCTTTAAAAGCATATTTTAAAGCATTTACGCAAAGTTCATGTAAAACCATACCTACTTGTATACATCTGTTAGTAGAAAATACTAATTGATCGATACTCAAATCAACTTTTAAGTAAGTATTGTTTGAGATATAAAGCTCTTTTATATCATCAATAAGTCTTTCAATATAATCTTCCAAATTTATATAAGCCAGATTTTCCCCTAAATATAAAAATTCATGAACTAGCGCCATTGTATTGATTCTGCTTCTACTTTGTTTTAAGATATCTTTGACTTCATTATCTTGAACTCTTCTATATTGCATTGTAAGCAAAGAAGATATTATTTCCATATTGTTTTTTACTCTATGATGTATCTCTTTTAATAAAATCTCTTTTTCATCAACTGATTTTTGCAGCTCTTGATTCATATTTGTGATTTTATTTCTATATTCCAGTCTTGGTGTAATATCTCTTCCAAATGCGCAGATATAATCTTTTCCAGCATGTCTAAACCCATGTCCTGTAACTTCTATATTTACAATAGTTCCGTCTTTTTTCTTTTGGGTTGTTTCCAAAGACCAATTTTTTGAAGAAGAAATTTTCTGCATTGTCTGTGCTGCCGTTTCTCTTGTAAAATTGGGATCCATTATTTCAAGCGGTTTACCTAAAAGTTCTTCTTTTTTATACCCAAGCATATTGCAAGCAGCATCATTTACATAAACAAATTTTGCATCAAGAGTAAACCAATATATGGCATCAACTGAGTTATCCAAGGCAAATTCGTAAGGGATAAGTCTCTCTTTGTCTTTATTTTGCAACTCTTTATATGCTTTGTCGATATTTTGTATTACTTTTTGCATGTGATTAATCATTAAATAAAGAATAGAGCCTGTAGAGATGATAAAAAGTATTGCAAAAGTTAAAGGTCCTTGATGTGTAAGATCATTATGCTCAAAAAAAATTGAGATTAATTTATCTAAAAAAACAACTCCCAAAAGACCGATAATTATATATGTAAGAGAAAAACTTTTTGCCAATCTGTTTTTATCCAATATATTATTTTTTATTTCATTTTTTAAATTCATAATCTTTTCACCTTTGTAAAAATTATAGCAAAAATTTTTATTTTGAATTAGTAATGCGAAAAAAAAGCGATATTTTTAACATATGATTCTTGCATTCTAGTTGGAAATAGGAGTTTTAAATGAACGAATTAATGCCAAATCAGAAGAAATTTGTGCAGATTATTAAAATACTAAATAATGGATTCGTAGAATTCTATTTTGCAGTTGGAGAGGTTGAAATGAACGTAGAGTTACTTTTACCTTATAAAGCTTTCATTGAATTTTGTCAAAACAACAGAGTCTCTTTTATAAATGAAGAGCAGGAAAAAGCCTTGGAAGTTAATAATAAAATCTGGAAATACGGACTTTAAAATATAAAGGAGAGAAGATGGAACTAAATATAGCAAATATAGAAATTGAGCCCAAAAGACACACCTTTGGGCATATTGCAAAAAGGTTTGGAGAGGATAGACCTGCCTCAAGATATGAAGAGGCAGTTTATGATGGGCAAGCAACGGAAAACTTCCATTATAGACCAACTTACGAACCTGAGTTTGAAATATATGACGTAAAAAGAACTGTAATAAAAATGGATGATTGGTATAAACTGCTTGATCCTAGAAAATTTCATTATATGACATATGTTTCAACAAGAGCAAATCAAAATGCGGCAAGTAAAAGAAATTTTGAACTTATTGAAGAGAGATTATTAACTCAAATGATTCCTGAAGATATAAAAGAGATAATTTATAATTATTTAACACCTTTAAGACACTATTTTTACGGAGTTAATCTAAATAATCTTTCAATAGTATCAAGAGGTTACGGAACGGCATTGAACTCTGCCTCTCTTTTTTATGCGTCTGATAGTTTGGGGAACTCTCAGCATCTTACGAAAATCGTTTTATTGTTATCAGATAACAATGTAGAAAGACTGGAAAAAGGGAAAAACGATTGGATGAATGATCCTAAATGGCAGCCTTTGAGAAAAACACTTGAAGATATTATGGTAGTAAAAGATCCTATTGAAATATTAGTTTCTCAAAATTTGATATTAAACGGATTACTTGTTCCTTTACTTATTACGCAATTTTCAAATACTTTAGTGCAAAACGGACATATAACTGTCTCACTGTTAACTGAATTTATTTCCCAGTTGCAGGAAGAATCAATAAAATGGTTGGATTCTATTGTAAAAGTGATGGCAGAGGAATCTGAAGAGAACAACAATATCTTATCTAAATGGTCAAAAAGTTATCTTTTAAAAGCAGATGAAGCGTTAGCTCCTTTGTCCGATTATAGTGACAATACAGATATTTTACCGCAGATTAGACTTGATCTTGAAAATAGATTAAAAAAGATTGGATTAAAAATTTAAGGAGAGATTATGTCAAAAAGTATTGCTTTGTTGTGTATTCAAGCAACAGATGAAGGAAGGACTATAGCAGAAGCTATAAAAGTTGATAATGAAGGTATTCAAATTACGAACAAACCTGCCATGATTCAAATTGAAAGGGAAGGTGAAATTGTAATCAAAGCAGATACCGTTTCTGATGCTTTGGGAAGAGATTGGGAACCTGAAGAGTTGCAGTTAATCTTAATCTCAACAGGCGGTCAAATTGATGAAGATGATGAACAATTCGTTGTTTATTGGAATAATTAAAAAGGAGAATATTATGAGTAGCAGTACAAGTCCCAGAAAAAAAAGATTAAGTAAAAAACAATCATATGAATATATGACAAGACTTGGTTGGGATACAACTTATCAAGATGAAAAAAAGGTTCACCCTTATTTAGAGTATGAGGGAATAAAAATACATGATTGGGACGCTTGGGAAGATCCTTTTAGAATGACTATGGAATCATATTGGAAACTTCAAGCTGAAAAAGATAAAAAGCTTTACTCAATTATAGATGCCTTTGCTCAAAATAACGGTCAAAAAAATATCACGGATGCAAGATATGTAAATGCCCTGAAAATATTTTTAACGGCAGTTACTCCAATTGAACATAATGTTGTAAGCGGATTTGCAAACGTAGCTAGACAATTTAAAGGCGAGGGGGCTACTATAGCTTGCCAGATGCAAGCAATAGATGAACTTAGACATTATCAAACCCAGGTTCATACAATAAGTCATTATAATAAATATTTTGACGGCTTTCATGATTATAGAACTATGTATGACCGAATCTGGTATCTGTCGGTTCCAAAATCTTTTGCCGATGATGGAAGCAGTGCAGGACCCTTTGAATTTATGATTGCCACAGGATTTGCTTTTGAGTTTGTTCTTACAAGTCTGCTTTTTGTTCCTTTTATGAGTGGTGCAGCATATAACGGAGATATGGCAACCGTAACTTTTGGATTTTCAGCTCAAAGTGATGAATCAAGACATATGACTTTAGGACTTCAAGCTGTAAAATTTATGCTTGAACAAGATGCCGACAATGTTCCAATTGTTCAAAGAATGATGGAAAAACAGTTGTGGAGAGGATATAGACTTTTATCTATAGTTTCTGCAATGATGGATTATATGTTACCTAATTCTCCAACTTCATGGGCTGAGGCAGTTGAACTTTATATAGAACAAAACGGTGTTGCTTTATTTAAAGATCTTGAAAAGTACGGAATAAAAATGCCTACTAAAATCTTAGATAAAATAATTGCGGAAAAAGAGCATGTTTCTCATCAATTATGGAAAACTTTGTATGTTCATTCAAACGCAACGGCTTTTCATACATGGATACCCGATGAAGATAAAATGAACTGGCTTAGTCAAAAGTATCCAAACACTTTTGATAAACATTACAGACCGATTCTTGAAGAGTATAAGAAAAAAGCAGAAAAGGGTGAAAGATATTACAGTGAAGCTCTTCCTTGTCTTTGTCAGACTTGTCAGCTGCCGCTTTTATTTACTGACGTAATGAACGGCAAACCAACTGTTTATACCCATGAAACTACGGAGTTCAACGGAGAAAAATTTCATTTTTGTTCCGATGAGTGTAAAAATATTTTTGAAAATGAACCGAAAAAATATGCTCAAGCCTGGTTACCTCCATATCAAATTTTTCAAGGTAATTGTGGAGGAGAAACAATACCCGAAGTTTTAAAATGGTACAAAATCGAAAACGCAGTTGATAACTTAGATTATGTAGGCTCTCCCGATGAAGCTATGTGGAACAAATTAAAAAATATATAAAGGATAAAAAATGGCAGTAAAATCAATAGGAGAATATCCTACAATTATGAAAGACAGCGTAGATAAGTTTCATGGAAATCAATTGGTTTTTATCTATTGGCATGCTCATTTTATGGAAGGGTCGGTAAAAGCTTTTGCTTTATCGCCTGATATGCCTTTTAGTGCAATTATGTCTGATATTATCCCTCTTTGTTACAAAGTCGAGCCTGATTTTGAAAAGCTTGATTTTGACAACACGGAAGTTATTTGGGAGATTGACGGAAAAGTTATAACACCTGATCCAAATAAAAGTTTAAAAGAGAATTCAATAGGGCATAAATCTTATATTCAATTTACCACACCTGCATTGGACGGTAAGATAGGAGCTTAACATGGGATATAAATTAGAAATAGAACCGACAGGCGATGTTGTAGAAGTTCAAGAGGGACAAACAATCCTTGATGCAGCTTTAAGACAAGGGGTATATCTACCTCACGCTTGTAATCACGGTCTTTGCGGTACCTGCAAAGTTGAAGTATTAGAAGGTGAGGTTGATTTAGGAGATGCTTCACCTTTTGCTTTAATGGATGTAGAAAGGGAAGAGGGATACTGTTTGGCTTGTACCGCAAGAGCTCTTGAAGATGTAGCAATAGAAGCAGATATAGATGAAGATTGTGATGCAAGATCAATACCCGTAAAAGATTTTATGGGTACGGTTATTGAATCTAAGATGTTGACTCCTAGGATACTTGGAGTTTGGATAGAGTTAGATGAAAAAATTGATTTTCAAGCAGGTCAGTATATAAATCTTCATGTTCCCGGATTTGATGAGCCTAGAGCTTTCTCTTTGGCAAATCAACCAAGTACACAAAAGATTATAGAACTGAATATAGGAATCATCCCTGATGGTGAAGCAACACCTTGGATACATAAAAATTTAAAAGTCGGAGACAGATACAAAATATCAGGTCCTTTTGGAAGATTTTTTGTAAAAAGAAGTGCCCAAAAACCTATGATATTTTTTGCAGGAGGTTCGGGGCTTTCAAGTCCAAAATCTATGATTTTAGATGAACTTGAAAACGGTTGTACGAAGCCTATTACTCTTTTTCACGGAGCAAGAAATCAAGAAGAACTGTATTATGCAGATATGTTTAAAAAGCTTGATGAAGAGTATGAAAACTTTAGATATATTCCCGTTTTATCAAATAATGAAGATGAAAATTGGAGCGGAGAAGTTGGATTTACAAATGAGGTGGCTAAAAAGTTTTATGATAAGTTTGAAGGAAACAAAGCCTATCTTTGCGGTCCTCCTATGATGAGTGAAGCTTGTATAACAACTTTGATGCAAGGAAGATTGTTTGAAAAAGATATTCATATAGAAAAATTCTTTTCAAAAGCGGATTTAAATGCACAAAACCAAAAGAGTCCTTTGTTTAAATCATTGTAATGCGGTATTAAAATACTGCATTACAACAACTCTATTTTATATCCCGTATTATTTTGATTTTTAATCAAATCTTTATGTATTTTATTTCTAAGTCTAAAAAGAAGTGATCTAAAAGCTGCATAACCTGCGGGTTCATCTTGCCAGATTGCATATTCTAACTGCTCTTGGGATACGTTTTGTCCCGGAGTGTGACATAAGATTTTTATTATTTTAATCTCTTTTAGCGTTAATTTTACAGGTTCGTCTCCAAAATATAAAATCTCTTTTTCTTTATCAAAAAGATAGCCGTATTTTAATTTTACGGTTCTTGATTTTGATTCTTTTTTCAGATCTAATCTATATTCCAATGTTTTATTTATATTTTTTATCGAATTTAAATCAAAATTGTTTTTTTTATCCTCTTGTGCTTTTTTTATAGCAATCTCTATTGCAGCTTGAAGATGGCTCTTTTTATAAGGTTTTATCAAATATCCGTAAGCCA
It encodes the following:
- a CDS encoding MmoB/DmpM family protein — protein: MSKSIALLCIQATDEGRTIAEAIKVDNEGIQITNKPAMIQIEREGEIVIKADTVSDALGRDWEPEELQLILISTGGQIDEDDEQFVVYWNN
- a CDS encoding phenol hydroxylase subunit, which codes for MNELMPNQKKFVQIIKILNNGFVEFYFAVGEVEMNVELLLPYKAFIEFCQNNRVSFINEEQEKALEVNNKIWKYGL
- a CDS encoding ferritin family protein, translating into MELNIANIEIEPKRHTFGHIAKRFGEDRPASRYEEAVYDGQATENFHYRPTYEPEFEIYDVKRTVIKMDDWYKLLDPRKFHYMTYVSTRANQNAASKRNFELIEERLLTQMIPEDIKEIIYNYLTPLRHYFYGVNLNNLSIVSRGYGTALNSASLFYASDSLGNSQHLTKIVLLLSDNNVERLEKGKNDWMNDPKWQPLRKTLEDIMVVKDPIEILVSQNLILNGLLVPLLITQFSNTLVQNGHITVSLLTEFISQLQEESIKWLDSIVKVMAEESEENNNILSKWSKSYLLKADEALAPLSDYSDNTDILPQIRLDLENRLKKIGLKI
- a CDS encoding NADH:ubiquinone reductase (Na(+)-transporting) subunit F; protein product: MGYKLEIEPTGDVVEVQEGQTILDAALRQGVYLPHACNHGLCGTCKVEVLEGEVDLGDASPFALMDVEREEGYCLACTARALEDVAIEADIDEDCDARSIPVKDFMGTVIESKMLTPRILGVWIELDEKIDFQAGQYINLHVPGFDEPRAFSLANQPSTQKIIELNIGIIPDGEATPWIHKNLKVGDRYKISGPFGRFFVKRSAQKPMIFFAGGSGLSSPKSMILDELENGCTKPITLFHGARNQEELYYADMFKKLDEEYENFRYIPVLSNNEDENWSGEVGFTNEVAKKFYDKFEGNKAYLCGPPMMSEACITTLMQGRLFEKDIHIEKFFSKADLNAQNQKSPLFKSL
- a CDS encoding response regulator transcription factor; protein product: MQKIKILIVEDESIIAINLKETLKELGYEPCGVAPNRCKTMKLLEEGVIPDLILMDIYLKGPTTGIELARELKNTLPNVPVVFLTANSEISTIKKASETLAYGYILKPYKKSHLHAAIEVALEKSKDDTKKNHELDAAENINKTLSHQLELVKEQKSRTVKLKYGYLFDKQTEILYYGDEPVKLTKKETQIIKILCNSAGYNVSQEQIEYAIWQDEPAGYAAFRSVLFRLRNKLHKDLITTQNNTGYKIEII
- a CDS encoding sensor histidine kinase, coding for MNLKNEIKNNILDKNRLAKSFSLTYIIIGLLGVVFLDKLISIFFEHNDLTHQGPLTFAILFIISTGSILYLMINHMQKVIQNIDKAYKELQNKDKERLIPYEFALDNSVDAIYWFTLDAKFVYVNDAACNMLGYKKEELLGKPLEIMDPNFTRETAAQTMQKISSSKNWSLETTQKKKDGTIVNIEVTGHGFRHAGKDYICAFGRDITPRLEYRNKITNMNQELQKSVDEKEILLKEIHHRVKNNMEIISSLLTMQYRRVQDNEVKDILKQSRSRINTMALVHEFLYLGENLAYINLEDYIERLIDDIKELYISNNTYLKVDLSIDQLVFSTNRCIQVGMVLHELCVNALKYAFKENRDNLLYIHIKKLEKDIHIKIGDNGKGLENIDSLYKTDSIGMQLIHSIVEDQLNGTINFRNNEGLECNIIFPQRED
- a CDS encoding YHS domain-containing protein, translating into MSSSTSPRKKRLSKKQSYEYMTRLGWDTTYQDEKKVHPYLEYEGIKIHDWDAWEDPFRMTMESYWKLQAEKDKKLYSIIDAFAQNNGQKNITDARYVNALKIFLTAVTPIEHNVVSGFANVARQFKGEGATIACQMQAIDELRHYQTQVHTISHYNKYFDGFHDYRTMYDRIWYLSVPKSFADDGSSAGPFEFMIATGFAFEFVLTSLLFVPFMSGAAYNGDMATVTFGFSAQSDESRHMTLGLQAVKFMLEQDADNVPIVQRMMEKQLWRGYRLLSIVSAMMDYMLPNSPTSWAEAVELYIEQNGVALFKDLEKYGIKMPTKILDKIIAEKEHVSHQLWKTLYVHSNATAFHTWIPDEDKMNWLSQKYPNTFDKHYRPILEEYKKKAEKGERYYSEALPCLCQTCQLPLLFTDVMNGKPTVYTHETTEFNGEKFHFCSDECKNIFENEPKKYAQAWLPPYQIFQGNCGGETIPEVLKWYKIENAVDNLDYVGSPDEAMWNKLKNI
- a CDS encoding response regulator; translation: MSKIKILIVEDEPIIALNLKQVLSELGYEPCGIANNRCNTMKLLNEKNILPDLILMDIYLQGPTTGIELANELKDILINTPVIFLTANSELSTIKKASETLAYGYLIKPYKKSHLQAAIEIAIKKAQEDKKNNFDLNSIKNINKTLEYRLDLKKESKSRTVKLKYGYLFDKEKEILYFGDEPVKLTLKEIKIIKILCHTPGQNVSQEQLEYAIWQDEPAGYAAFRSLLFRLRNKIHKDLIKNQNNTGYKIELL
- a CDS encoding phenol hydroxylase subunit P4 gives rise to the protein MAVKSIGEYPTIMKDSVDKFHGNQLVFIYWHAHFMEGSVKAFALSPDMPFSAIMSDIIPLCYKVEPDFEKLDFDNTEVIWEIDGKVITPDPNKSLKENSIGHKSYIQFTTPALDGKIGA